A window of Chitinophaga sp. MM2321 contains these coding sequences:
- a CDS encoding HAD-IIIA family hydrolase: protein MYLFLDRDGVINDEIHNGYVLHPDMFHFSEGVLAAMPLLAKHFKRIVVVTNQRCIGRGLLTTAGLQDIHAHMLQQINAHGGRIDNIYFCPDVESNSPCRKPAGGMALQAKQDFPEIDFKKAVMVGNTLSDMQFGRSQGMQTVFIPSTLPETVFPHPLIDQRFPNLLAFAQAIQ from the coding sequence ATGTATTTGTTCCTCGACAGAGATGGTGTTATAAACGACGAAATACACAACGGCTACGTGTTGCATCCCGATATGTTTCACTTCAGCGAAGGCGTGCTGGCCGCTATGCCATTGCTGGCAAAGCATTTCAAGCGCATCGTTGTTGTGACCAATCAACGGTGCATAGGCCGCGGACTTTTAACGACAGCAGGATTACAGGATATTCATGCCCACATGCTGCAACAAATTAACGCGCATGGCGGGCGTATTGATAACATTTATTTTTGTCCGGATGTAGAAAGCAATAGTCCCTGCCGGAAACCGGCCGGGGGCATGGCCTTACAGGCAAAACAGGATTTCCCGGAGATTGATTTCAAAAAGGCCGTCATGGTAGGCAATACGCTGAGTGATATGCAGTTTGGCAGAAGCCAGGGCATGCAAACCGTATTTATCCCTTCCACACTGCCGGAAACCGTTTTTCCACATCCCCTGATAGATCAACGGTTTCCAAACCTGCTGGCATTTGCACAGGCGATACAATAA
- a CDS encoding nucleotidyltransferase family protein: protein MTGECIILAGGLGTRLRSVVADKPKCMAPVGDHPFLYYLLHYLHKQGMQHAVLSLGYKSEQVISWCENTTLPLRVSFTVEPEPLGTGGGIMYALPALDGNEVFIINGDTYFDADLAVFHAFHEASKSPLSLALKPMQHFSRYGSIELGDNNVITAFKEKQYCTAGLINGGIYLTTADYLKSLSLPEIFSFEKDVLEPQVATGKLYGFVSDTYFIDIGIPEDYEAAQKVLQT, encoded by the coding sequence ATGACCGGGGAATGTATCATACTCGCAGGCGGACTAGGTACACGGCTACGCAGTGTGGTGGCAGACAAACCCAAATGCATGGCCCCTGTAGGGGATCATCCGTTTTTGTATTACCTGCTGCACTACCTCCATAAACAAGGCATGCAACACGCCGTGTTATCGCTTGGGTACAAATCAGAACAGGTGATCAGCTGGTGCGAAAATACTACCCTCCCGCTTCGTGTATCCTTCACCGTAGAACCGGAGCCATTAGGTACCGGCGGCGGTATTATGTACGCCCTGCCCGCATTGGATGGCAACGAAGTATTTATCATCAACGGCGACACCTATTTTGATGCAGACCTTGCCGTCTTCCATGCGTTTCACGAGGCCAGCAAAAGCCCGCTGTCACTCGCATTGAAGCCGATGCAGCATTTCTCCCGTTACGGGAGCATTGAACTGGGAGATAATAATGTCATCACCGCCTTCAAAGAGAAACAATATTGTACGGCAGGATTAATCAACGGGGGTATCTATCTTACCACAGCTGATTATTTAAAAAGCCTGTCTTTACCCGAAATTTTTTCTTTTGAGAAAGATGTGCTGGAGCCACAAGTAGCTACAGGAAAGCTTTACGGCTTCGTAAGCGACACTTATTTTATTGATATTGGCATTCCTGAAGACTACGAAGCAGCCCAAAAAGTGTTGCAGACCTAG
- a CDS encoding D-sedoheptulose 7-phosphate isomerase, translated as MKQKIANTIRESIAVKEAICQDEQLLNTIQQVAETITHSLQTDNKILFCGNGGSAADAQHLAAEFSGRFYKDRTPLYAEALHCNTSYMTAVGNDYGYDQVYARILQGIGKPGDVLVAISTSGNSVNILEAIKTAKEKGMIVVSMTGSTGGKMKEGSDFLINIPSTDTPRIQEAHITVGHIICEIVENNLFG; from the coding sequence ATGAAGCAAAAAATTGCCAACACCATCCGGGAAAGTATCGCTGTAAAAGAAGCGATCTGCCAGGATGAACAGTTGTTAAATACCATCCAACAGGTAGCTGAAACGATTACCCACAGCCTGCAGACAGACAATAAAATCCTGTTTTGCGGCAACGGTGGCAGCGCCGCGGATGCACAACACCTTGCGGCGGAATTTTCCGGCCGTTTCTATAAGGACCGTACACCTTTGTATGCAGAAGCATTACACTGCAACACCTCCTATATGACTGCTGTAGGCAACGACTATGGCTACGACCAGGTATACGCCCGCATCCTGCAGGGTATCGGCAAACCCGGAGATGTACTGGTAGCCATTTCCACATCAGGCAATTCCGTCAACATCCTGGAAGCCATCAAAACCGCAAAGGAAAAAGGCATGATCGTAGTGAGCATGACCGGCAGTACCGGTGGTAAAATGAAGGAAGGCAGCGACTTCCTGATCAACATACCCTCCACAGATACACCACGCATCCAGGAAGCACACATCACAGTAGGGCATATCATTTGCGAAATCGTGGAAAACAACCTGTTCGGATGA
- a CDS encoding dehydrogenase, producing MIYRSKAPLRIGLAGGGTDVSPYSDLYGGAILNATISLYARASIEPLNTGQVVFESADRNVQLSYDAVYPLPLDGKLDILKGVINRVQKDFGHLPATGFKLTTYVDAPPGSGLGTSSTLVVAVLGAFAEWLKLPLGEYDMAHLAYRIEREDLQQAGGKQDQYAATFGGVNFMEFYAGDKVIVNPLRIKEVYLHELENNLVLFYTSTSRFSSSIITEQQKNVTDKNDDSIAAMHHLKEQAVMMKEALLRGTIDKIGEILNYGFENKKQMAKGITNTKLDEIYTAARNAGASGGKISGAGGGGFMIFYCPGNTRFAVVEALNAFGGDVKRYSFTTHGIQTWSI from the coding sequence TTGATCTACAGAAGTAAAGCACCTTTACGTATAGGCCTTGCCGGTGGTGGCACAGATGTAAGTCCGTATTCGGATTTATATGGTGGCGCCATTCTCAATGCTACCATCTCTTTATATGCCCGCGCATCTATCGAGCCACTCAATACCGGGCAGGTGGTTTTTGAATCGGCAGACAGAAATGTGCAACTGAGCTATGATGCCGTATATCCGCTACCGTTAGATGGCAAACTGGATATTCTCAAAGGTGTGATTAACCGGGTACAAAAAGATTTTGGTCACCTTCCTGCTACGGGGTTCAAACTCACCACTTATGTGGATGCCCCTCCCGGATCTGGTCTGGGCACCTCTTCTACCCTGGTGGTAGCCGTATTGGGCGCCTTCGCCGAATGGCTGAAGCTTCCCCTTGGTGAATATGACATGGCACATCTCGCCTATCGCATTGAACGGGAAGACCTGCAACAGGCTGGTGGCAAACAGGATCAGTATGCCGCCACCTTCGGCGGTGTCAACTTCATGGAATTTTACGCAGGAGATAAAGTGATCGTAAATCCCCTCCGTATCAAGGAAGTATACCTGCATGAGCTGGAAAACAACCTGGTATTGTTTTATACATCTACCAGCCGTTTCTCCTCTAGCATCATCACAGAACAGCAGAAAAATGTAACCGATAAAAACGATGATTCCATTGCAGCCATGCATCACCTGAAAGAGCAGGCGGTGATGATGAAAGAAGCATTATTGCGCGGCACCATTGATAAAATCGGGGAAATACTGAACTACGGATTCGAAAATAAAAAGCAAATGGCCAAAGGTATCACCAACACAAAACTGGATGAGATCTACACCGCTGCCCGCAATGCCGGCGCCAGCGGCGGCAAGATTTCCGGCGCCGGTGGTGGTGGATTTATGATCTTTTATTGCCCCGGCAATACCAGGTTTGCCGTAGTGGAAGCATTAAATGCCTTCGGCGGCGATGTGAAACGTTATTCCTTTACCACCCACGGTATTCAAACGTGGAGTATCTGA
- a CDS encoding glycosyltransferase, with amino-acid sequence MANTKKKILLLGTAYPYRGGLAAYNERLAEELQQTDDVEIWTFTVQYPNFLFPGKSQFSTDPPPAHLRIKRLINAVNPLNWLVVARKIRRLNPDIIITKYWLPIMGPALGTLLRLGKKGHQTKVIAILDNVVPHEKRPGDVAFTKYFLKPVDAFIAMSQSVLNDLRQFEPNKKASLIPHPIYDNYGPLLSKEAARTQLKLQPGKRYILFFGFIRQYKGLDLLLQAMADERMKKLDVHAIVAGEYYEDAAPYQQLLETLQLGDRVLMHTDFIPNEAVKNYFCAADLVVQPYKSATQSGISQIAYHFEKPMVVTNVGGLVEMVPHGVVGFQCDPNPAAIAAAIEQYFVENREADMVAALQKEKLQYSWSRLAKEIHILADNS; translated from the coding sequence ATGGCCAACACTAAGAAAAAAATACTCCTCCTCGGCACAGCCTATCCTTACAGGGGTGGGCTGGCTGCTTATAATGAACGACTGGCAGAAGAACTGCAACAAACAGACGATGTAGAGATATGGACCTTTACGGTGCAATATCCCAACTTCCTGTTTCCTGGAAAGAGCCAGTTCTCTACAGATCCGCCACCCGCACACCTGCGTATCAAACGCCTGATCAATGCGGTCAACCCGCTGAACTGGCTGGTCGTAGCCCGGAAGATCCGCCGTCTGAACCCGGACATCATCATCACCAAATACTGGCTGCCTATCATGGGACCCGCACTGGGCACACTCCTGCGGCTGGGCAAAAAAGGTCATCAAACAAAAGTGATCGCAATATTGGATAATGTGGTACCGCATGAAAAGCGCCCCGGTGATGTTGCCTTCACAAAATATTTTCTCAAACCGGTGGATGCCTTCATCGCCATGAGCCAGTCTGTGCTCAATGACCTCCGGCAGTTTGAGCCCAACAAAAAAGCGTCGCTGATCCCCCATCCTATTTATGATAATTATGGCCCGCTGCTGTCAAAAGAAGCAGCACGCACACAGCTGAAACTTCAGCCTGGCAAGCGTTACATCCTGTTCTTCGGATTTATACGGCAGTATAAGGGACTTGACCTGCTATTGCAGGCCATGGCAGATGAGCGGATGAAAAAGCTGGATGTACACGCCATTGTAGCCGGAGAATATTATGAAGACGCTGCTCCTTATCAACAACTGCTGGAAACATTACAGTTGGGCGACCGTGTGCTGATGCACACCGATTTCATTCCCAATGAAGCTGTAAAGAATTATTTCTGCGCTGCCGACCTGGTAGTACAGCCTTATAAAAGTGCCACCCAGAGCGGAATTTCACAGATCGCTTATCACTTTGAAAAGCCCATGGTGGTTACAAATGTAGGCGGACTGGTAGAGATGGTCCCCCACGGTGTGGTAGGATTCCAGTGTGATCCCAATCCCGCTGCTATTGCTGCTGCTATTGAACAATATTTTGTAGAAAACAGGGAAGCAGACATGGTGGCCGCACTGCAAAAAGAAAAACTACAATACTCCTGGAGCCGACTGGCAAAAGAAATTCATATATTAGCTGATAACAGTTAG
- a CDS encoding glycosyltransferase family 2 protein — MNLNISVIVPLKNEEESLPELAAWIDRVMQANHFTYEVWMVDDGSSDDSWAVIQQLAIHNPNIKGIKFQRNYGKSAALNEGFSAAEGDVVITMDADLQDSPDEIPELYRMIVEERYDLVSGWKKKRYDNAFTKNLPSKLYNYTTTRMSGVKLHDMNCGLKAYRKRVVKSIEVYGEMHRYIPVIAKWNGFRNIGEKVVEHRARKYGVTKFGLERFINGFLDLASIMFIGKFGKRPMHLFGALGSLFFFFGFLIALYLTFAKFFYSQYNMTDRPIFFMALLFMIIGSQLFLTGFIGELVTRNAPERNAYLVEARMDKSIKE; from the coding sequence ATGAATTTGAACATATCCGTCATCGTTCCTTTAAAAAACGAAGAAGAATCACTACCTGAACTCGCCGCCTGGATTGACCGGGTGATGCAGGCAAACCATTTTACCTACGAGGTATGGATGGTAGACGATGGGAGTAGTGACGATTCCTGGGCTGTCATCCAACAACTGGCCATACATAATCCCAACATCAAAGGCATTAAGTTTCAACGCAACTACGGAAAATCCGCCGCACTGAATGAAGGCTTCAGCGCCGCTGAAGGCGATGTGGTTATTACCATGGATGCTGATCTGCAGGATAGTCCCGACGAAATACCGGAACTATACCGGATGATCGTTGAAGAACGTTACGACCTCGTTAGCGGCTGGAAAAAGAAACGTTACGATAATGCCTTCACCAAAAATCTTCCTTCCAAACTATACAATTACACCACCACACGTATGAGTGGCGTAAAGCTGCATGATATGAACTGCGGCCTTAAAGCCTATCGCAAAAGAGTGGTGAAGTCCATAGAAGTATACGGCGAAATGCACCGTTACATCCCGGTCATCGCCAAATGGAACGGTTTCCGCAACATTGGCGAAAAAGTGGTGGAACACCGCGCCCGTAAATACGGCGTCACCAAATTCGGGCTGGAACGCTTTATCAACGGCTTCCTTGACCTCGCTTCCATCATGTTTATCGGCAAGTTCGGCAAACGCCCGATGCACCTGTTTGGCGCACTGGGCTCCCTGTTCTTCTTTTTCGGTTTTCTGATTGCACTATATCTCACTTTTGCAAAATTCTTCTATTCACAGTATAACATGACCGACAGGCCCATATTTTTCATGGCACTGTTGTTTATGATCATCGGTTCACAATTATTCCTCACCGGATTTATCGGTGAACTGGTTACACGCAACGCGCCGGAACGAAATGCGTATCTCGTGGAAGCGAGAATGGATAAATCAATAAAGGAATGA
- a CDS encoding DUF4199 domain-containing protein encodes MTNKPHLAYGIVTALALILISVAFYLLKLNQESWAGWVSTLVLVAGVVMSCIAYSKANPDGTFGNIFANGFRTTAVITVLSILSTLLFIYIFPDIKEQAVEAARKKMESQHQSEEAIENALAITRKMFIPFVIGFSLFFNVLFGVLASVVGGVIGRRNLNSYEPPAGK; translated from the coding sequence ATGACAAATAAACCACATTTAGCCTACGGCATAGTTACAGCACTGGCACTCATCCTGATATCTGTTGCTTTCTACCTGTTGAAATTAAACCAGGAGAGCTGGGCCGGATGGGTGAGCACCCTGGTATTAGTTGCCGGCGTAGTAATGTCCTGTATTGCCTATTCAAAGGCCAACCCGGATGGAACATTCGGCAATATCTTCGCAAACGGTTTCAGAACCACTGCTGTAATAACCGTACTGAGTATCCTGTCTACGCTGTTGTTCATTTATATCTTCCCTGATATTAAGGAACAGGCAGTAGAAGCAGCCCGGAAAAAAATGGAATCACAGCACCAATCAGAAGAGGCTATTGAAAACGCCCTTGCCATTACCAGGAAAATGTTTATTCCGTTTGTAATAGGCTTTTCCCTGTTCTTTAATGTGTTGTTCGGTGTACTGGCCTCTGTAGTTGGTGGGGTTATAGGTAGAAGAAACCTGAACAGCTATGAGCCACCGGCTGGTAAATAG
- a CDS encoding dihydroorotase, whose product MHILLKNVKIIAPSSPLHGQQKDISIQNGIIHQVADNLEDDRATVISGNNLHVSAGWMDIFAHFCDPGQEHKEDLYSGVKAAATGGFTTVMVVPNTQPALHTKPQIEYVLSKTRHTSVNVLPIGAATKNVEGTGLAEMYEMHQTGAVAFSDGLKPVQSPGLLLKALQYIKAFDGTLIQLPDDHSISAHGLMHEGIYSTQLGMPGKPALAEELIIQRDIELAKYADSRIHFTGVSTRKSVELIAAAKAAGVKVTCSVTPYHLSLTDALLINYDTHLKVNPPLRSADDVQALQEAVLQGTIDCFATHHLPQDWDAKQVEFEYAKNGMIGLESCFGVLRRYLPQLPLEQLITMLTEKPRSIFKQPQPALEEGAAANLTIFDPESEWEFTTAHIASRSKNSAYLGHQLKGKVIAIVNNGQLNK is encoded by the coding sequence ATGCACATATTACTCAAAAACGTAAAGATTATAGCGCCTTCCTCACCTTTACATGGGCAGCAAAAAGACATTTCCATTCAGAACGGTATCATCCACCAGGTGGCTGATAACCTGGAAGATGACCGCGCAACGGTCATTTCCGGTAACAACCTGCATGTTTCCGCTGGTTGGATGGATATCTTTGCCCATTTCTGTGATCCGGGGCAGGAGCATAAGGAAGATCTCTACAGCGGCGTAAAAGCTGCTGCCACCGGTGGCTTCACCACTGTGATGGTAGTTCCCAACACCCAGCCTGCACTCCATACGAAGCCGCAGATCGAATATGTGCTGAGCAAAACCCGCCATACCTCCGTAAACGTACTGCCCATCGGCGCCGCCACCAAAAACGTGGAAGGTACCGGGCTGGCGGAAATGTATGAAATGCACCAGACAGGCGCCGTTGCCTTTTCCGATGGCCTTAAACCCGTACAATCCCCCGGCCTGCTGCTCAAAGCCCTGCAATATATCAAGGCGTTTGACGGTACCCTCATCCAGTTGCCGGATGACCATAGCATTTCTGCACATGGACTGATGCACGAAGGCATTTACTCCACACAGCTGGGTATGCCCGGAAAACCTGCACTGGCAGAAGAACTGATCATCCAACGCGATATTGAACTCGCTAAATATGCGGACTCCCGCATTCACTTCACCGGTGTCAGCACCCGCAAATCAGTAGAACTGATCGCCGCCGCAAAAGCAGCCGGCGTGAAAGTGACCTGCTCCGTAACACCATACCACCTGTCTTTAACAGATGCATTGCTCATCAATTACGATACACACCTGAAAGTAAATCCTCCGCTCCGCAGCGCAGACGATGTGCAAGCCCTGCAGGAAGCTGTGCTGCAAGGCACGATTGATTGCTTTGCCACACACCACCTGCCACAGGACTGGGATGCCAAACAAGTGGAATTTGAATACGCAAAAAATGGAATGATAGGGCTGGAAAGCTGCTTCGGTGTATTAAGACGATACCTCCCGCAGCTGCCACTCGAACAACTGATCACGATGCTGACAGAGAAGCCACGCAGCATCTTTAAACAGCCGCAACCAGCACTGGAAGAAGGCGCCGCCGCGAACCTGACAATATTTGATCCTGAAAGCGAATGGGAGTTCACCACTGCGCATATTGCTTCCCGGTCCAAAAATTCAGCGTATCTTGGCCACCAGCTGAAAGGCAAGGTCATTGCGATTGTTAACAACGGACAACTGAACAAATGA